From a single Vallitalea longa genomic region:
- a CDS encoding carbohydrate binding domain-containing protein: MRKKVFKTFNFILAGFLILTMVIVHPLSVRATETTYYIDSVNGDDTNDGKSTSTPWKSLDKVNSMVFSPGDRILLKAGSVWNGQLKPKGSGTEGNPIIIDMYGEENKPIINGQGQVLITLHLYNEQYWEINNLEITNQGASELTGRTGVKIEAHDYGVANHIYLKNLDVHNVNGDSIKKDTGNGGIFFVITGDSVVTKFNDILIEDCSVKNVNRTGISVGFTSWCALYDGYGGRYPNHIVEDYSSDNVVIRNNYVETAGGDAIVPMFCNHPIIEYNVANGCNITSANAGQYSAGIWPWRCDDALFQYNEVYGTKYNGDGQAFDCDYSNRTVYQYNYSHDNQGGFMLMCQDESNDSIVRYNISQNDQVGLLSTSGKSSGHIYNNVFYIGQGLSTTPWRFTGSGDIKVSNNIFYNVGNSKSVTWPSNVTYSHNNYYGFNNYPDDSFKNTDDPQFINSGSGGIGIDTLDGYKLSPDSSLINSGTPILYSGGKDYWGNELYYDKPDIGAFEYPVGGITTPEYVNRVVNEGFETGEGSPFYPWNSSVSNSNQRTGDYCGQVDKYGSWEQVIDVLPNKTYTLTGWMVVENQGDEFWLGVKDYGGDEIHATIDSTSYTQGSIQFTTGPSASTAIIYAHRPDTGVGSGYVDDLSVIMDEEQPVINLVRNEGLETGNKEPWYDWNASISSNNQRSGSYCGKVNKYGSWEQVINVEPQKTYTLTGWLKVENQGDDFRLGVKDYGGDAVSVTIDSTSYTKGTVQFTTGRFNTSAIIYMYRPDTGVGAGYGDDFQVMSE, translated from the coding sequence ATGAGGAAAAAGGTATTTAAAACATTTAATTTCATTCTAGCGGGTTTTTTGATTTTAACTATGGTAATTGTACATCCTTTATCAGTCCGAGCGACCGAGACAACGTATTACATTGATTCTGTTAACGGAGATGATACTAATGATGGTAAAAGTACTAGTACTCCTTGGAAATCTCTAGACAAAGTTAATAGTATGGTATTTTCACCTGGGGATAGGATATTGTTAAAAGCTGGTAGTGTATGGAACGGTCAATTGAAACCTAAGGGTTCAGGTACAGAAGGAAATCCTATAATCATTGATATGTATGGTGAAGAAAATAAACCAATTATAAATGGACAGGGTCAGGTCTTGATTACATTACATCTATATAATGAACAGTACTGGGAAATTAATAACTTAGAGATAACTAATCAAGGTGCTTCAGAGTTAACTGGTAGAACAGGAGTGAAAATAGAAGCTCATGACTATGGAGTAGCAAACCATATCTACCTCAAGAATCTGGATGTACATAATGTCAATGGTGATAGTATTAAGAAAGATACAGGTAATGGTGGAATATTCTTTGTTATAACAGGAGATTCTGTAGTAACCAAGTTTAATGATATATTAATAGAAGATTGTTCAGTGAAAAATGTCAATAGAACAGGTATTTCTGTTGGTTTTACTTCATGGTGTGCATTATATGACGGTTATGGTGGCAGATATCCTAATCATATAGTGGAAGATTATTCATCTGATAATGTAGTCATTAGAAATAATTATGTAGAGACAGCTGGTGGAGATGCTATAGTTCCTATGTTCTGTAATCATCCTATTATTGAATATAATGTAGCTAATGGTTGTAATATAACTTCAGCTAATGCTGGACAATACAGTGCAGGAATATGGCCATGGCGTTGTGATGATGCTTTGTTCCAGTATAATGAAGTATACGGTACTAAGTATAATGGTGATGGTCAAGCTTTTGATTGTGACTATAGCAATAGAACAGTATACCAATATAATTACAGTCACGATAATCAAGGTGGATTTATGTTGATGTGTCAAGATGAATCTAATGATTCTATCGTAAGATATAATATAAGTCAAAACGATCAAGTAGGTCTTTTATCTACTTCAGGCAAATCATCTGGACATATCTATAACAACGTATTTTATATAGGACAGGGGTTAAGTACTACTCCATGGAGATTTACCGGTTCAGGTGATATAAAGGTATCCAATAATATCTTTTATAACGTGGGCAATTCAAAATCAGTAACGTGGCCTTCCAATGTTACATATAGTCATAACAATTATTACGGTTTCAATAATTATCCAGATGATTCATTCAAGAACACTGATGATCCACAATTCATCAATTCTGGTAGTGGAGGAATAGGAATAGACACATTAGATGGATATAAACTAAGTCCTGATTCAAGTCTAATCAATTCCGGTACCCCTATTTTATATAGTGGAGGCAAGGATTATTGGGGAAATGAGTTATATTATGATAAGCCTGATATTGGAGCTTTTGAGTATCCAGTAGGAGGTATTACAACTCCGGAATATGTTAATAGAGTTGTAAATGAAGGGTTTGAAACTGGAGAAGGTTCTCCTTTCTATCCTTGGAATTCATCAGTATCAAATAGTAATCAACGTACGGGCGATTACTGTGGACAAGTTGATAAATATGGTTCATGGGAACAAGTAATTGATGTACTACCTAATAAAACATATACTTTAACAGGCTGGATGGTAGTAGAGAATCAAGGAGATGAATTCTGGTTAGGTGTCAAAGATTACGGTGGAGATGAAATCCATGCAACAATTGACTCTACATCTTATACACAAGGCAGTATTCAGTTCACAACAGGACCATCTGCCAGTACAGCTATAATATATGCGCATCGACCTGATACAGGAGTAGGATCAGGATATGTTGATGATTTGTCAGTAATAATGGACGAAGAACAACCAGTCATCAATCTTGTTAGAAATGAAGGACTTGAAACAGGAAACAAAGAACCATGGTATGATTGGAATGCATCAATCTCCAGCAATAATCAACGTTCCGGCAGTTATTGTGGAAAAGTCAATAAATATGGTTCATGGGAGCAGGTTATTAATGTTGAGCCACAAAAGACATATACTCTTACAGGATGGTTGAAAGTTGAGAATCAAGGTGATGATTTTAGATTGGGAGTCAAGGATTATGGTGGTGACGCTGTTAGCGTTACTATTGATTCTACATCTTATACTAAGGGTACTGTGCAATTTACTACGGGAAGATTCAATACTAGTGCAATAATATACATGTATAGACCCGATACAGGAGTTGGAGCAGGGTACGGAGATGATTTTCAGGTAATGAGTGAATAA